The DNA sequence GCATCGCGAAGTTGTCCTTCTGGTTCGGCCGCAGCTTGCGCGTGGTGCGCATGACGCTGCGCACGCGCTCCTGCGCTTCCATCATCACCGCTTGGTTCTCGGCCTGCACGATCACCGCGTCGATCATCTGCGGCGAGGGGTTCAGCAGCTTGCGGATGGGCGAGCGCCAGGGCGCGATGACGAAGTTGTCGAACGACACGCCGAACGCGGAGCCACGCGATTCGGTCACGCCGATGACGCGGTACGGCGTGGTGCCGATGCGGACCTCGCGGCCGATGGGGTCGACGCCGGGGAAGGCGCGCTCGACTACGTCCGGCCCGATGATGAGCACGTTCTCGCCCTGCGAGAGCTCCTGCTGCGTGAACTCGCGGCCGTCCTTCAGCGCGAGGTTCTTGATGGCGAACCAGTCGCCGTCGATGCCGATGGCGGTGGTGTTGCGCGGCCGGCCGGCATAGCGGCTGACCAACTGGACGTTGGCTTCCGATTCCTGCGCCCAGCGCGTGCCTTCGGGCAGCGCCTCGACGACGGGCAGGAGGTCCGAGATGTAGAGGCGGGGCCGCCGACGGTACTCGTCCCAGGTCGCCGGCGACGTCTCGCCCATGTTGATATTCGGTGCCCGGCGCAGCTCGAAGGAGTTCACGGCGATGAGCTTGCCGACGAGGTCCTCCTTCATGTACCGACCCATGCCCTCGATGATGCTCACCACCGTGATGAGAAACATCACGCCGATGCACACGCCGGCCAGCGTGAAGAAGCTCTTGAGCTTCTGCACGCGGATCGTCGAGAGGGCGAGGCGGACGGCCTCGAAGATGGGCACGGGGCGGCCGGCTTAGAGGGAGATGCCGAGCTTTTCCGTGAACTGCGCGCGACGCTCGTCGCTGGCGATCGTGCCGTCGCGCAGCACCACGACGCGACGCGCATGCGCGGCGATGTCGGGCTCGTGCGTCACCATGATCACGGTCTGGCCGGTGTCCGCGAGGTTCTCGAACACGCGCATGATCTCTTCCGACGTGGTCGAGTCGAGGTTACCGGTCGGTTCGTCGGCGAGCAGGATGGACGGACGGTTCACCAGCGCACGGGCGATGGCCACGCGCTGACGCTGGCCGCCGGAGAGCTCGTTCGGCCGGTGATGCACACGCTGGCCCAGCTGCACCTTCTCGAGGGCTTCCATCGCGCGCTCCTTGCGCTCGCTGGCCGACACGCCGGCGTACACCAGCGGCAGCTCGACGTTGTGCAGGGCCGAGGCGCGGGGCAGGAGGTTGAACGTCTGGAAGACGAAGCCGATCTCCTTGTTGCGCACGCGGGCGAGTTCGTCGTCCTTCATCGTCGAGACGAGCTGGCCGTTGAGCCAGTACTCGCCGGCGTTCGGCGTGTCGAGGCAGCCCACGATGTTCATGAACGTCGACTTGCCCGAGCCCGACGGCCCCATGATGGCGACGTACTCGTTGCGCTTCACGGCGAGGTCGACGCCGCGCAGGGCGCGGACGATCTCGCCGCCCATGTCGTACTCGCGCTTCAGGCCGCGGGTGACGATCACCCATTCCTTGCCCGGGGCGTTGCCGGCGGTGGCGACGACGGCCTGGCGTTCGGCCGTCGTGCTGAGGGGGATCTCGTCGTGCTCGGTGGTCACGGCTGCTCCTTACGGCGTCTTGGTTTCGGTGGGGGCGGCCGGCTGCTCACGGATGAGCTGGCCGTCCTTCAGTTCGCGGATCGCCTGGTACGTCCCGGCGACGATGCGCGTCCCGGCCTCGAGGCCCTCGAGCACCTCGAAATGCTTCTCGCCGGCGATCCCGACTCTTACGGGCTTGAACGTGACTTTGTTGTCGGCGCCGACGACGAACACGCCCTCGACGTCGCGCTTGCCCACCTGCGGCGTGGTGGACTGCGCCGCGTTGGGCGGGCCGTCGTTCGTGTTCAGCTGCTCGTTCTCGCGGACCGTCAGCGCGATGATCGGGATCGACAGCACCTGGCTGCGCGCGTCCGTGACGATCTTCGCCGTGGACGAGAAGTCGGGGCGCGTCTCGGACGGCGCATTCAGGATGCGCACCGTCACTTCGTAGTCGATGGCCTGGTCGGTCGCCGCCG is a window from the Pseudogemmatithrix spongiicola genome containing:
- a CDS encoding ABC transporter permease, whose protein sequence is MPIFEAVRLALSTIRVQKLKSFFTLAGVCIGVMFLITVVSIIEGMGRYMKEDLVGKLIAVNSFELRRAPNINMGETSPATWDEYRRRPRLYISDLLPVVEALPEGTRWAQESEANVQLVSRYAGRPRNTTAIGIDGDWFAIKNLALKDGREFTQQELSQGENVLIIGPDVVERAFPGVDPIGREVRIGTTPYRVIGVTESRGSAFGVSFDNFVIAPWRSPIRKLLNPSPQMIDAVIVQAENQAVMMEAQERVRSVMRTTRKLRPNQKDNFAMQTSDSALEFWNKIEGYLVIAGVALPAIGLVVGAIVIMNIMLVAVAERTREIGIRKALGAKRRDILAQFLVESATLSTVGAMLGIALGIGLAQAISAVTPLPASVAPWSIVVGVAVGMGVGIISGVYPASRASRLDPVVALRQE
- a CDS encoding ABC transporter ATP-binding protein, which encodes MGGEIVRALRGVDLAVKRNEYVAIMGPSGSGKSTFMNIVGCLDTPNAGEYWLNGQLVSTMKDDELARVRNKEIGFVFQTFNLLPRASALHNVELPLVYAGVSASERKERAMEALEKVQLGQRVHHRPNELSGGQRQRVAIARALVNRPSILLADEPTGNLDSTTSEEIMRVFENLADTGQTVIMVTHEPDIAAHARRVVVLRDGTIASDERRAQFTEKLGISL